A region from the Marinobacter sp. SS13-12 genome encodes:
- a CDS encoding formate/nitrite transporter family protein, which produces MSYLVPSEFVTKMVDAGESKVHMSTRDTLIRAFMAGAILALAAVFAVTVAVETGSFLLGAVLFPVGFCMLYLMGFDLLTGVFMLTPLALLDKRPGVSTNTILRNWGLVFVGNFAGALTVAFMMAFIFTYGFNTEPGAVAEKIAGVGEARTLGYAEYGAAGWFTIFIRGMLCNWMVSMGVVGAMISTNVGGKVLAMWMPIMLFFFMGFEHSVVNMFLFPFGIIVGGGFSVMDYLIWNEIPTVLGNLVGGLAFTGLTLYTTHIRTGAKRNFSKSASADRVPA; this is translated from the coding sequence ATGTCCTATCTAGTTCCTTCAGAATTCGTCACCAAAATGGTGGACGCCGGTGAATCCAAGGTTCACATGTCCACCCGCGACACGCTGATCCGCGCTTTCATGGCCGGCGCCATTCTTGCCCTGGCGGCTGTATTTGCAGTTACCGTGGCGGTGGAAACCGGCAGTTTCCTGCTGGGTGCCGTGCTCTTCCCGGTGGGGTTCTGCATGCTCTACCTCATGGGGTTTGACCTGCTCACCGGCGTGTTCATGCTCACTCCCCTTGCCCTGCTGGACAAGCGACCCGGGGTTTCCACCAATACCATCCTGAGAAACTGGGGCCTGGTTTTTGTCGGCAACTTCGCTGGTGCACTGACCGTCGCCTTCATGATGGCCTTTATTTTCACCTACGGTTTCAATACCGAACCCGGCGCCGTTGCCGAGAAAATTGCAGGCGTCGGTGAAGCCCGGACCCTTGGCTATGCCGAGTATGGCGCAGCCGGCTGGTTTACCATCTTCATCCGCGGCATGCTGTGCAACTGGATGGTTTCCATGGGCGTGGTGGGCGCAATGATTTCTACCAACGTTGGCGGCAAGGTACTGGCGATGTGGATGCCCATCATGCTGTTCTTCTTCATGGGCTTCGAGCACTCCGTTGTGAACATGTTCCTTTTCCCGTTCGGCATTATTGTTGGTGGTGGCTTCTCGGTGATGGACTACCTGATCTGGAACGAAATTCCCACGGTTCTGGGCAACCTGGTTGGTGGCCTCGCCTTTACCGGCCTGACTCTCTACACCACCCACATCCGCACCGGTGCCAAGCGCAACTTTTCCAAGAGCGCCAGTGCTGACCGCGTGCCCGCGTAA
- a CDS encoding spore maturation protein → MLNGIWLGFFLVAFAAALWQWLGMGDSEVFSRLVAAMFDMAELSVEIILVLVGTMTLWLGFLAIAEKAGLIQLMARVLDPLFRRLMPEVPSGHPAQGHITMNFAANILGLDNAATPIGIKAMHSLQELNPSRDTASNAQILFLVLNTSSLTLLPVTIFMYRAQQGAAEPTSVFLPILLATTASSLVGLLSVSLMQRLKLWHPVVLAYLLAGAAALGLLLATLAGMSAQALAATSTLVGNLTLFGIVISFLLIGALRKVNVYDTFIEGAKEGFSFTISLLPFLVAMLVAIGVLRASGVLDAGLGGIRWVIEGLGWDTGFIEALPTAFMKPLSGSGARAMMLETMDTFGVDSFPALMAATMQGSTETTFYVLAVYFGAVGIRKIRHGLGCALLADFAGMLTAILVCYWFFG, encoded by the coding sequence ATGCTTAACGGAATCTGGCTGGGGTTTTTCCTGGTGGCCTTTGCAGCGGCACTCTGGCAATGGCTGGGCATGGGCGACAGCGAGGTGTTCAGCCGCCTGGTTGCGGCCATGTTCGACATGGCAGAACTCAGTGTCGAGATCATACTGGTGCTGGTGGGCACCATGACGCTGTGGCTGGGTTTTCTGGCCATTGCCGAAAAAGCCGGGTTGATTCAGCTTATGGCCAGAGTCCTGGACCCGCTGTTCCGCAGGCTGATGCCGGAAGTGCCCAGTGGCCACCCGGCGCAGGGGCATATCACCATGAATTTTGCTGCCAATATCCTGGGGCTGGATAACGCGGCTACGCCCATTGGCATCAAGGCCATGCATTCGCTGCAGGAACTGAACCCGAGCCGGGATACGGCCAGTAACGCGCAGATTCTGTTCCTGGTTCTCAATACGTCGTCACTGACCCTGCTGCCAGTGACCATTTTCATGTACCGCGCGCAGCAAGGGGCCGCGGAGCCCACTTCAGTGTTCCTGCCTATTCTGCTGGCGACGACTGCGTCCAGCCTGGTGGGATTGCTGAGTGTGTCCTTGATGCAGCGGCTGAAGCTCTGGCACCCGGTGGTGCTGGCTTACCTTCTCGCCGGCGCGGCGGCTTTGGGGTTGCTGTTGGCAACACTGGCGGGCATGTCCGCCCAGGCCCTGGCGGCTACGTCAACGCTGGTGGGCAATCTCACGCTGTTCGGCATCGTGATCAGCTTCCTGCTGATCGGTGCCCTGCGGAAGGTGAATGTCTACGATACGTTTATCGAGGGGGCCAAGGAGGGCTTCAGTTTCACCATTTCACTCTTGCCGTTCCTGGTAGCAATGCTGGTGGCGATCGGTGTTCTGCGGGCCAGTGGCGTACTGGATGCGGGCCTTGGGGGTATTCGGTGGGTCATTGAGGGGCTGGGATGGGATACGGGTTTCATCGAGGCGCTGCCTACCGCCTTTATGAAGCCCCTGTCCGGCAGTGGTGCCCGGGCGATGATGCTTGAGACCATGGATACCTTCGGGGTGGACAGTTTTCCCGCATTAATGGCGGCCACCATGCAGGGCAGTACCGAAACCACCTTCTACGTGCTGGCGGTGTATTTCGGCGCCGTGGGCATCCGCAAAATCCGCCATGGCCTCGGTTGTGCCCTGCTGGCGGACTTTGCCGGTATGCTGACGGCTATCCTGGTGTGCTATTGGTTCTTTGGCTAG
- a CDS encoding amidohydrolase family protein → MSDGPTDTGWDYLIRGAKVFDGIGDLPVREDIAVAGGKIAARGANLDPRKARTVIDGSECWAMPGLFDIHTHYDLELEVAPGLPESVRHGTTTVVIANCSLGLAFGSQRKNGADPIVDCYARVENIPKEVLRATADRVDWQNPKEYIQHLNKLSLGPNLVALVPHSMLRIEVMGFEASISRAPTEDELQAMESLLEQALDDGYAGFSTDALPFHYLANQPNTRKTIPTQFAGYPEIKRLTDVVRRKGGVWQATPPKDSTIGTIKTFLLSCGRLHGKPLKTTVVAALDVHSNRKIVRLARLLARVLNSRLLKGDFHLQALAAPFKVWSDGAVTPLSEEIEELRILNETELEDREGRQKILYDPAYIKQFKAMWMSGKTGLGLRRLKHLVRLEDYAFNRTLEDMTIDVCPLKDWEGKTFADVYARVKAANAGKPRDSSDAEKALLKDCFSQVKDEGDFVLAMLRAFDRDLSWYTVSANRDERTVRNLLMDPQLLPGFNDSGAHLTNMAFYDGNLRALKLASDGGDMDVAYMVRRLTRDPARVFGVKGGSIGVGDQADLILVDPSALRRMDHNNTVQRQYREAFQHEQLVNRTDGVVPLVMIAGHPAWHGTEFDEALGQKRMGTVLDTSQRTNSTPG, encoded by the coding sequence ATGAGCGATGGACCAACCGACACTGGCTGGGACTATCTGATCCGGGGCGCCAAGGTCTTTGATGGCATCGGCGATTTGCCGGTGCGCGAAGATATTGCGGTTGCCGGTGGCAAGATAGCCGCCAGGGGCGCAAACCTTGATCCCCGAAAAGCGCGCACGGTGATAGATGGCAGCGAATGCTGGGCCATGCCCGGGCTTTTCGATATCCACACTCACTACGACCTTGAACTGGAAGTCGCCCCCGGCTTGCCCGAGTCCGTGCGCCACGGCACCACCACGGTGGTGATCGCCAACTGCAGCCTGGGGCTGGCCTTCGGTTCCCAGCGCAAAAACGGGGCTGACCCGATTGTGGATTGTTACGCCCGCGTGGAGAACATTCCCAAAGAGGTGCTACGGGCAACCGCCGATCGGGTTGACTGGCAGAACCCGAAGGAATATATCCAGCACCTCAACAAACTCAGCCTGGGGCCCAACCTGGTTGCCCTGGTGCCCCACTCCATGCTGCGCATCGAAGTGATGGGGTTTGAGGCCAGCATCTCCCGTGCCCCCACCGAAGACGAGCTCCAGGCCATGGAGTCTTTGCTGGAACAGGCACTGGACGACGGCTACGCGGGTTTCTCCACCGACGCCCTGCCCTTCCATTACCTGGCCAATCAGCCTAACACCCGCAAAACCATTCCCACCCAGTTTGCCGGGTACCCGGAAATCAAACGGCTGACCGATGTGGTCCGGCGCAAGGGTGGTGTCTGGCAGGCCACACCACCGAAAGACAGCACCATTGGCACCATCAAGACCTTCCTGCTCAGCTGCGGCCGCCTCCACGGCAAGCCGTTGAAAACCACCGTTGTGGCGGCACTGGACGTGCATAGCAACCGCAAGATCGTGCGGCTGGCACGTTTGCTGGCCCGGGTACTCAATTCCCGCCTGCTGAAGGGTGACTTCCACCTTCAGGCGCTGGCAGCGCCTTTCAAGGTATGGTCTGACGGCGCGGTAACGCCGCTCTCTGAAGAGATAGAAGAGCTGCGCATCCTCAATGAAACCGAACTGGAAGACCGCGAAGGCAGACAGAAAATCCTTTATGATCCGGCCTACATCAAGCAGTTCAAGGCCATGTGGATGAGCGGCAAGACCGGCCTTGGCCTCAGGCGTCTGAAACACCTGGTTCGTCTCGAGGATTACGCGTTCAACCGTACCCTGGAAGACATGACCATCGACGTCTGCCCGCTGAAGGACTGGGAGGGTAAAACCTTCGCCGACGTCTATGCGCGCGTGAAAGCTGCCAATGCAGGAAAGCCCCGGGACAGCAGCGACGCGGAAAAGGCCCTGCTGAAGGACTGTTTCAGCCAGGTGAAGGATGAAGGCGACTTCGTACTGGCAATGCTGCGGGCCTTCGATCGCGACCTGAGCTGGTACACCGTTTCTGCCAATCGGGACGAGCGCACAGTGCGCAACCTGCTGATGGACCCCCAGCTACTACCCGGCTTCAACGACAGCGGCGCGCACCTCACCAATATGGCCTTTTACGACGGCAACCTGAGAGCGCTGAAACTGGCGTCAGACGGTGGCGATATGGATGTAGCCTACATGGTGCGACGCCTCACCCGCGATCCCGCGCGGGTGTTCGGCGTCAAAGGTGGAAGCATCGGGGTGGGTGATCAGGCGGACCTGATTCTGGTGGACCCCTCTGCGCTGCGCCGCATGGACCATAACAACACTGTTCAACGTCAGTACCGCGAAGCGTTCCAGCATGAGCAACTTGTCAATCGCACCGATGGTGTAGTGCCCCTGGTGATGATCGCCGGTCACCCCGCTTGGCACGGAACGGAGTTCGACGAGGCACTGGGGCAGAAAAGAATGGGCACCGTGCTGGACACTAGCCAAAGAACCAATAGCACACCAGGATAG
- a CDS encoding DUF4112 domain-containing protein — MATTPVSREDKLAALARLDRFSRMADNAIVIPFTRFRIGVEPLIGLVPVLGDFAGLIMSGYVLVEAQRAGASSRVKRQMVRNMAIDFVGGLVPVVGDAFDFAWKANARNAKLLRDYLEIELKTQPEPAFPWKQFVVTIGILSALTVLVVIAL, encoded by the coding sequence ATGGCAACCACACCGGTAAGTCGGGAAGACAAGCTGGCGGCACTGGCCCGTCTCGACAGGTTCAGCCGAATGGCCGATAACGCCATTGTCATACCGTTCACCCGTTTCCGGATCGGCGTCGAGCCCCTTATCGGTCTTGTTCCTGTGCTGGGTGACTTCGCCGGCCTGATCATGTCGGGTTACGTGCTTGTCGAAGCGCAGCGGGCCGGTGCCAGCAGTCGTGTTAAACGGCAAATGGTCCGCAATATGGCGATCGACTTTGTTGGCGGCCTTGTTCCCGTCGTCGGCGATGCCTTCGACTTTGCCTGGAAGGCCAATGCCCGCAATGCAAAACTGCTTCGTGACTACCTGGAAATCGAACTGAAAACACAGCCCGAACCTGCGTTTCCCTGGAAACAGTTTGTGGTCACCATCGGCATTCTCTCTGCACTGACAGTCCTGGTAGTCATTGCCCTCTGA
- a CDS encoding DUF3581 family protein, whose amino-acid sequence MFLERYHSIQDGHVLISATQASRFAKEVAGDFNPIHNPDARRFCVPGDLLFALLVSHFGLCRHMTFHFRSLLGENVPLDFREDSDGVIRVYDQKGKVYIEVERSGECTHDETVIENFIRCYVAASGKNFPHTLKPLMESEGVMFNPDRPMIMYQSMSLTMNTLDAPSPDLELHNAGLKPEGKRGNVSLDYRLISDSKTAGEVSKKLVVSGLREYDSDAMDAVVEEFYRLKNRSWD is encoded by the coding sequence ATGTTTCTCGAACGTTACCATTCAATCCAGGACGGACACGTGCTGATCAGCGCGACCCAGGCCAGCCGATTTGCCAAGGAAGTGGCAGGAGATTTCAACCCGATACACAACCCCGACGCCCGCCGCTTCTGTGTACCCGGGGACCTGCTGTTCGCTCTGCTGGTCTCACACTTCGGCCTGTGCCGGCATATGACGTTCCACTTTCGCAGCCTGCTGGGCGAGAATGTCCCACTGGACTTTCGCGAAGACAGCGACGGCGTGATTCGGGTCTACGACCAAAAGGGCAAGGTGTATATCGAGGTCGAGCGCAGCGGCGAATGCACCCACGATGAAACCGTCATCGAGAATTTTATTCGCTGTTATGTTGCGGCTTCGGGCAAGAACTTTCCCCATACCCTCAAACCGTTAATGGAAAGCGAAGGCGTGATGTTCAACCCCGACAGGCCCATGATCATGTACCAGAGTATGAGCCTGACTATGAACACCCTTGATGCACCATCTCCTGATCTGGAGTTGCACAATGCCGGCCTGAAGCCGGAAGGAAAGCGGGGCAACGTCTCGCTGGATTACCGCTTGATCTCGGACAGCAAAACCGCGGGCGAGGTTTCCAAGAAGCTGGTTGTCAGTGGCCTGCGGGAGTACGACTCAGACGCGATGGATGCGGTTGTCGAAGAATTCTACCGGCTCAAGAACAGATCCTGGGATTAA
- a CDS encoding alpha/beta hydrolase, with the protein MDFGAEFRTDRIRTSGADIHLAQGGKGPPLLLLHGYPQTHVMWHRVAPELARDFHVICPDLRGYGDSSKPPSDTLHGAYSKREMARDMVEVMAGLGYQRFAVAGHDRGARVAHRMALDYPDQVSRVCVMDIAPTLHMFSHTDQNFATGYYHWFFLIQPDGLPERMIGADPDYFLKEKLNRWSGPDAGFDPGAVAEYVRCFRDPRVIHASCEDYRAAATIDLEHDRHDRDRNRKIECPLLVLWGSRGFVHRTYDVMAVWQRYADKVEGRLLGCGHFLPEEAPEDVLRELQRWFLPATH; encoded by the coding sequence ATGGATTTTGGGGCTGAGTTCAGAACCGACCGCATCAGAACGTCAGGTGCCGATATCCACCTTGCCCAGGGCGGTAAGGGGCCGCCGTTGCTCCTGCTACACGGATATCCTCAGACCCATGTGATGTGGCACCGGGTAGCGCCGGAGCTGGCCCGGGATTTTCACGTGATCTGTCCGGACCTGCGCGGCTACGGTGACAGCTCGAAACCGCCATCCGATACCCTTCATGGAGCCTATTCAAAGCGGGAAATGGCCCGGGACATGGTAGAGGTGATGGCGGGCCTGGGCTATCAGCGGTTCGCCGTTGCCGGCCATGACCGGGGTGCGCGAGTGGCCCATCGCATGGCGCTTGATTATCCGGACCAGGTTTCCCGTGTCTGTGTGATGGATATTGCGCCCACTCTGCATATGTTCAGCCACACCGACCAGAATTTTGCCACCGGGTACTATCACTGGTTCTTCCTGATTCAGCCCGATGGATTGCCCGAGCGCATGATCGGCGCTGATCCCGATTACTTCCTGAAGGAGAAACTCAATCGCTGGAGCGGTCCCGATGCCGGTTTTGACCCGGGCGCGGTTGCCGAGTACGTGCGCTGTTTCCGTGATCCGCGGGTGATTCATGCCTCCTGTGAGGATTACCGGGCCGCCGCTACGATCGATCTGGAGCATGACAGGCATGACCGTGATCGCAATCGCAAGATTGAGTGCCCGCTGCTGGTGCTTTGGGGTAGCAGGGGGTTTGTTCACCGCACCTACGATGTCATGGCCGTGTGGCAACGCTATGCCGATAAGGTGGAGGGCAGGCTGCTGGGCTGTGGGCATTTTCTTCCCGAGGAAGCGCCTGAGGATGTCCTGAGGGAACTGCAGCGTTGGTTCCTGCCTGCGACGCATTAA
- a CDS encoding transporter substrate-binding domain-containing protein, with translation MPARSGSGIPSPLTLIRRVAQGLLLLALMPTALADDKLYIYTENYPPYNASTTGQGFAHNAGDISGICTDMVKEMMKRVDYEYVMKMRDWSLAYDRVQGRENHALFCTARTDEREGQFQWVGPLAPIKWTLFAAPDSDIALDTLDDAKQYKIAGYKGDVMSDYLVGEGFDVIMNVSGEQNPRRLTLGQADLWVTDGLVGPLVAEEEHGITGLKPVLVFRETPMYLAVSNQTDSGIVEDLQRGLDEARKSGALDDIVSRYQR, from the coding sequence ATGCCAGCCAGATCAGGCTCCGGAATTCCAAGCCCCCTGACACTTATCAGACGTGTGGCCCAGGGCCTCTTATTGCTGGCACTGATGCCAACAGCCCTCGCCGACGACAAGCTCTATATCTATACCGAGAATTACCCTCCCTATAACGCTTCGACCACTGGCCAGGGTTTTGCCCATAATGCCGGGGATATATCAGGTATCTGTACGGATATGGTCAAGGAGATGATGAAGCGGGTGGACTACGAATACGTCATGAAGATGCGTGACTGGAGCCTTGCCTACGATAGGGTTCAGGGCCGTGAGAATCATGCCCTGTTCTGCACGGCTCGAACCGATGAACGGGAAGGCCAGTTCCAGTGGGTGGGACCGCTGGCGCCAATCAAGTGGACACTGTTCGCGGCACCGGACTCAGATATTGCACTTGACACCCTGGACGATGCCAAACAGTACAAAATTGCCGGCTACAAGGGAGACGTGATGTCGGATTATCTTGTCGGTGAGGGGTTTGACGTCATCATGAACGTGTCTGGTGAACAGAACCCGCGCAGGCTGACATTGGGTCAGGCCGACCTGTGGGTTACCGATGGACTGGTGGGTCCACTGGTGGCGGAAGAAGAGCATGGCATTACCGGCCTGAAACCGGTCCTGGTCTTCCGGGAAACGCCGATGTACCTGGCTGTCAGCAACCAGACCGATTCCGGGATTGTGGAGGATCTTCAGCGGGGCCTGGATGAGGCCCGCAAAAGTGGAGCTCTGGACGACATTGTCAGCCGTTATCAGCGCTGA
- a CDS encoding MotA/TolQ/ExbB proton channel family protein: protein MSNPKHTLFWMTLFLAVVVVVCALIYKPLQTAFMANWVFNLLILCVLLIGIAITYRQVFVLFPELRWVAQFRTGHAGLSVLQEPRLLKPLARQLDDDSKRDRFSLSTMSLRTVLDAIHSRMDEQREITRYFISLLIFLGLLGTFWGLLGTINSVGEVIVNLDMGQEDFGEVFAGLQSGLLKPLEGMGTAFSSSLLGLGGSLVLGFLDIQAGHAQNRFYDGLEEWLTGVTNLVDRVEDAPQ, encoded by the coding sequence ATGAGCAATCCCAAACATACCCTTTTCTGGATGACGCTGTTTCTGGCGGTGGTCGTGGTGGTTTGTGCCCTGATCTACAAGCCGCTGCAGACCGCGTTCATGGCGAACTGGGTGTTCAACCTGCTCATCCTCTGTGTTCTGTTGATCGGCATCGCCATTACCTACCGTCAGGTGTTCGTGTTGTTCCCGGAACTGCGATGGGTTGCGCAGTTCCGTACCGGTCATGCCGGGCTTTCCGTGTTGCAGGAGCCCCGGTTACTGAAACCGCTGGCACGCCAGCTTGACGACGACTCCAAGCGGGACCGCTTCTCGCTGTCTACCATGTCGCTGCGCACCGTACTGGATGCCATCCACAGCCGCATGGATGAGCAGCGTGAAATTACCCGATATTTCATCAGTCTGCTTATTTTTCTGGGCCTGCTGGGCACCTTCTGGGGCCTGCTCGGCACGATCAACTCGGTGGGAGAGGTGATCGTAAACCTGGATATGGGGCAGGAAGATTTCGGCGAGGTGTTCGCCGGCCTCCAGTCGGGTCTTCTCAAGCCGCTGGAAGGCATGGGTACGGCTTTCAGCTCATCATTGCTGGGGCTGGGAGGCTCTCTGGTCCTTGGCTTTCTGGATATCCAGGCAGGGCATGCCCAGAACCGTTTTTACGACGGCCTGGAAGAGTGGCTGACCGGTGTAACCAACCTGGTGGACCGGGTTGAAGATGCACCGCAATAA
- a CDS encoding peptidoglycan -binding protein, whose product MIGSRRRTRSNINVWPGYVDALSALLMLIIFMLLIYVVSQLYLSQTLSDRDSELARLNAQLAEISRLLGLEQEQTAALEEEMATVQSSYSESLALNDELRAEIEEERAQRLAQQYNAEAQALKVEDLQRAVSGAEAELEDEEKLSASQRAFIQQLSNRIAALQDQLSRITAALRLQEDLTAEKQAELEEVGKRLNTLLAERVNELERYQSEFFGRLREILQDNENIRIVGDRFLLPSELLFASGSASLGEEGQRELDKLAEVLLDVASAIPDDIDWILRIDGHTDRIPINTEEFPSNWELSTARAVAVVRYLASEGVPQTRMVAAGFGEFFPVDEGSSAEALQRNRRIEIKLTDR is encoded by the coding sequence ATGATCGGCTCCAGACGTCGCACCCGCAGCAACATCAACGTATGGCCCGGTTATGTGGATGCCCTGTCGGCATTGTTGATGCTGATTATCTTCATGTTGCTGATCTATGTGGTCAGTCAGCTCTATCTCTCACAGACCCTGTCGGACCGTGACTCCGAACTGGCCAGGCTGAATGCCCAGCTGGCGGAAATTTCCCGGCTTCTGGGACTGGAGCAGGAGCAGACAGCAGCTCTGGAAGAGGAGATGGCCACGGTGCAGAGCAGCTACAGTGAAAGCCTTGCCCTGAATGACGAGCTTCGCGCAGAGATTGAAGAAGAGCGGGCGCAACGGCTGGCGCAGCAATACAATGCCGAGGCCCAGGCCCTGAAAGTTGAGGATCTGCAGCGGGCGGTCTCCGGCGCCGAGGCCGAGCTGGAGGACGAAGAGAAGCTGAGCGCCTCCCAGCGTGCGTTTATTCAGCAGCTGTCGAACCGGATCGCAGCCTTGCAGGACCAGTTGAGCCGCATTACTGCCGCATTGCGGCTGCAGGAAGACCTGACTGCCGAGAAACAGGCCGAACTGGAAGAAGTGGGTAAACGGCTGAATACCTTGCTGGCAGAGCGGGTCAATGAACTGGAGCGTTACCAGTCCGAGTTCTTTGGCCGGTTACGGGAAATTCTGCAGGATAACGAGAACATCCGTATTGTCGGTGACCGTTTCCTGCTGCCCTCCGAGCTGCTTTTTGCGTCCGGTTCAGCCAGCCTCGGTGAAGAGGGGCAGCGTGAGCTGGACAAGCTGGCAGAGGTGCTGCTGGATGTCGCCTCTGCCATACCGGACGATATCGACTGGATTCTGCGAATTGATGGCCATACCGACCGCATTCCGATCAATACCGAAGAATTCCCGTCCAACTGGGAGCTGTCCACTGCCAGGGCAGTGGCAGTGGTGCGTTACCTTGCCTCGGAAGGCGTGCCCCAGACTCGTATGGTAGCGGCCGGATTCGGTGAGTTCTTTCCGGTCGACGAGGGCAGTTCCGCAGAAGCGTTGCAGCGGAACCGCCGTATCGAGATCAAGCTTACCGACCGGTAA
- a CDS encoding TSUP family transporter has translation MSELALYQYVLIGLIFVWSGFVRSGLGFGGAVLSLPFLLLVLDEPLVFLPIIAVHLLVFSSLTIWMNNRKSSRTDDEGKISAGTVDWNYLWRILAIMIVPKLIGVFGLITLPSDVMSTIIFVIVALYSVSYILDRPFRSGSRAVDTVFLMVGGYVSGTSLIGAPLIIAVAAQHLPKERLRDTLFALWFILVVIKMAAFIWVGIDLQLIHHLWLLPCAAVGHVVGLYVHDRMLRAETPVFFRVLGVVLLIVSSIGMMKVLFPV, from the coding sequence ATGTCTGAACTGGCGTTGTACCAGTATGTCCTGATTGGTCTGATCTTTGTCTGGAGCGGCTTTGTCCGGTCCGGGCTAGGTTTTGGCGGGGCGGTGTTGTCGTTGCCGTTTCTGCTGCTGGTACTGGATGAGCCGCTGGTTTTCCTGCCCATCATTGCTGTGCATCTACTGGTGTTTTCATCACTCACCATCTGGATGAACAACCGCAAGTCGTCAAGAACGGACGATGAGGGGAAGATATCGGCGGGTACGGTGGACTGGAACTACCTCTGGCGAATTCTGGCCATCATGATTGTGCCCAAGCTGATCGGTGTGTTTGGGCTTATCACTCTGCCATCGGATGTCATGAGCACCATCATCTTTGTCATCGTGGCGCTTTATTCTGTCTCCTACATCCTTGACCGACCCTTTCGCAGTGGCAGCCGTGCCGTTGATACCGTTTTCCTGATGGTTGGCGGGTATGTCAGCGGTACTTCACTGATCGGGGCGCCGCTGATTATTGCTGTGGCAGCGCAACACCTGCCCAAGGAACGGTTACGGGATACCCTGTTCGCGCTCTGGTTCATACTGGTGGTCATCAAAATGGCAGCCTTTATCTGGGTTGGAATCGACCTGCAGTTGATCCACCACCTGTGGCTATTGCCCTGTGCTGCCGTGGGCCATGTGGTTGGCCTCTATGTCCATGACCGTATGCTGAGGGCGGAGACACCGGTGTTTTTCCGGGTACTTGGCGTGGTACTGCTGATCGTCAGCAGTATCGGGATGATGAAGGTGCTGTTTCCGGTCTAG
- a CDS encoding ZIP family metal transporter: MLEEVNVVLLGATASLLAGLGTGVGALGVFLVRKLTPQLQDGMLSAAAGVMLAASFFSLLLPGIEYGEELTGATWIAALMVIAGLLMGAGLLFSIHQRLPHEHFTLGREGPESARIRRIWLFIIAIALHNFPEGMAVGVGFAGGDIGNGTALAVGIGLQNIPEGLAVAVSLLAIEHSRLKSFGIAVLTSLLEPIGGLFGSAMVWLAEPIMPWTLGFAAGAMLFIISDEIIPETHRGEYKTLATFSLLGGFVVMMFLDATLG; encoded by the coding sequence ATGCTGGAAGAAGTCAACGTAGTCTTGCTGGGAGCCACTGCCAGTCTTCTGGCAGGCCTGGGCACCGGGGTTGGGGCGCTGGGTGTTTTCCTGGTGAGAAAGCTCACCCCGCAACTGCAGGACGGCATGCTCAGCGCAGCCGCCGGCGTCATGCTGGCGGCATCATTCTTCTCGCTACTGCTGCCCGGAATCGAATACGGTGAAGAGCTCACGGGAGCGACGTGGATTGCGGCACTGATGGTGATCGCCGGACTCCTCATGGGTGCGGGACTGCTTTTCAGCATTCACCAGCGACTGCCTCACGAGCATTTCACCCTTGGGCGAGAGGGGCCGGAGAGCGCGCGAATCCGCCGTATCTGGCTGTTTATTATTGCCATCGCCTTACACAATTTCCCCGAAGGCATGGCGGTAGGTGTGGGATTTGCCGGAGGCGATATCGGCAACGGCACCGCTCTGGCGGTTGGCATCGGGCTACAGAATATTCCTGAAGGCCTGGCGGTGGCGGTGTCACTGCTGGCCATTGAGCACTCGCGGCTGAAATCCTTTGGCATTGCAGTCCTGACCAGCCTGCTGGAACCCATTGGCGGCCTTTTCGGCAGCGCCATGGTGTGGCTTGCCGAACCCATCATGCCCTGGACCCTGGGCTTCGCCGCCGGGGCGATGCTGTTTATCATCAGCGACGAAATTATCCCTGAAACCCATCGCGGCGAGTACAAGACCCTGGCGACATTTTCCCTGCTGGGCGGATTCGTGGTGATGATGTTTCTGGACGCAACGCTGGGCTAG